From a region of the Methylocystis hirsuta genome:
- the rpmI gene encoding 50S ribosomal protein L35, translating into MPKLKTKSGAKKRFKITGTGKVVYAQQGKRHGMIKRTNKQIRNLRGTNVLFKTDGDNVKKYFLPNG; encoded by the coding sequence ATGCCCAAACTGAAGACGAAATCCGGCGCGAAAAAGCGCTTCAAGATCACCGGCACCGGGAAAGTGGTCTACGCCCAGCAGGGCAAGCGCCACGGGATGATCAAGCGGACGAACAAGCAGATCAGAAATCTGCGCGGCACGAACGTCTTGTTCAAGACTGACGGCGACAACGTCAAGAAATACTTCCTGCCGAACGGCTGA
- a CDS encoding amidinotransferase: MNMHASMGAAIAADCPVNSHNEWDPLEEIIVGRLEGSTIPSDHPVVTCNIPGMAARAQSLAAGFRFPKFMIEPAQQELDGFVALLESLGVTVTRPDAVNHKAKFSTPHWSSRGFCNSCPRDSMLVFGDEILETPMAWPCRYFETHSYRPILKDYFKRGARWTSAPKPQLTDELFDPDFTLPEKGEPLRYILTEFEPVFDAADFFRCGRDIFVTRSNVTNAMGIDWLRRHLGEGYRIHEIKSRCPNPMHIDTTILPLGPGRLLINPEYIDPDELPDILKKWDILVAPEPDPINDRILAITSMCGKWLSMNILMIDEKRVIVDPHHTNMMRQMEKWGYEPIPCSFLHYAAFGGAFHCATLDVRRRGTLESYF, encoded by the coding sequence ATGAATATGCATGCATCTATGGGGGCCGCGATTGCCGCGGACTGTCCAGTCAATTCCCACAATGAGTGGGATCCACTGGAGGAGATCATCGTTGGCCGCCTCGAGGGCTCGACGATTCCTTCCGACCATCCGGTCGTCACCTGCAACATCCCCGGCATGGCCGCGCGCGCCCAGTCGCTCGCCGCCGGATTTCGTTTTCCGAAATTCATGATCGAACCGGCGCAGCAGGAGCTCGACGGCTTTGTCGCTCTGCTCGAGTCGCTCGGCGTCACGGTGACTCGGCCGGACGCGGTCAATCACAAGGCGAAATTCTCGACGCCGCACTGGTCGTCGCGCGGCTTCTGCAATTCCTGCCCGCGCGACTCCATGCTCGTCTTCGGCGACGAGATTCTCGAAACGCCGATGGCCTGGCCGTGCCGCTATTTCGAGACGCACTCCTATCGGCCGATCCTGAAGGACTATTTTAAGCGCGGCGCGCGCTGGACCTCGGCGCCCAAGCCGCAACTCACCGACGAACTCTTCGACCCCGATTTCACCCTGCCCGAGAAGGGCGAACCGCTCCGCTATATTCTCACCGAATTCGAGCCGGTGTTCGACGCCGCCGATTTCTTCCGCTGCGGCCGCGATATTTTTGTCACGCGCTCCAATGTGACGAACGCCATGGGCATCGACTGGCTACGCCGCCATCTTGGCGAAGGCTATCGCATCCATGAGATCAAGAGCCGCTGCCCGAACCCGATGCATATCGACACGACGATCCTGCCGCTGGGGCCGGGCCGGCTGCTCATCAATCCCGAATATATCGATCCCGACGAACTGCCCGACATCTTGAAGAAATGGGACATTCTCGTCGCGCCGGAGCCTGATCCGATCAACGACCGCATTCTCGCGATCACCTCGATGTGCGGCAAATGGCTCAGCATGAACATTCTGATGATCGACGAGAAGCGCGTCATCGTCGATCCGCATCACACAAATATGATGCGGCAGATGGAGAAGTGGGGCTACGAGCCGATCCCCTGCTCGTTCCTGCACTATGCGGCGTTCGGCGGCGCGTTCCACTGCGCGACGCTCGACGTGCGGCGGCGCGGAACGCTCGAAAGCTATTTTTGA